A single window of Nicotiana sylvestris chromosome 5, ASM39365v2, whole genome shotgun sequence DNA harbors:
- the LOC104211493 gene encoding pentatricopeptide repeat-containing protein At5g04780, mitochondrial: MKALRRSKIFSLYFYAQRRNLSSVADATLQKAAEEEEFDSVWECKDSNILPFLHRTVQECAKERAAMNGKSVHSQIIKFGYEADTLTTNMLINMYSKCGLVDFARKTFDEMPQRTLVSWNTLMGSYIQNKDGEEVLHLFVQMQREGTQFSGFTVSGVLCACAAKFAVFESKQLHAFALKVSLESHVFVSTALLDVYAKCGLMNDAFRVFDSMPERNDVTWSSMVAGYVQNELYEEAVMFFHRLQKSRVEHNQFTLSSIISACAAVAALLEGNQVHTIVRKTGFGANVYVASSLVDLYARCGCIKEAYMVFSNAEVKNAVIWNSMISGFARNARPLEAMTLFEKMQLAGFYPTEVTYVSVLSACGHMGLVDKGRIYFDKMKKEHNLSPNVYHYSCMVDILGRKGLVEEAKDLIENMPFAATPSMWGSVLASCRVHGNVEVAEIAAKHLFELEPNNAGNHVLLSNIYASKRRWGDVASTRKLLKDSEAKKERGKSWIQIKDKVHTFMVGERNHPSIAEVYSRLDELLVGMEKLGYKGKAEHDLHDVEESRKHELLRHHSEKLAFTFGLMCLPSNAPIRIMKNLRICGDCHSFMKFASKITGREIIVRDVNRFHHFTNGSCSCGEFW; encoded by the coding sequence ATGAAAGCCTTACGAAGATCCAAGATTTTCAGTCTGTATTTTTATGCTCAAAGGAGAAATTTATCCTCAGTCGCCGATGCTACACTTCAGAAAGCAGCTGAGGAAGAAGAATTTGACAGCGTTTGGGAATGCAAAGATTCAAATATTCTACCCTTTTTGCACCGCACAGTACAAGAATGCGCAAAGGAAAGGGCTGCAATGAATGGAAAATCTGTGCATTCCCAGATCATAAAGTTTGGATATGAAGCAGATACACTGACAACAAACATGCTCATAAATATGTATTCAAAATGCGGCCTTGTTGATTTTGCTCGTAAAACGTTCGACGAAATGCCTCAAAGAACTCTTGTATCTTGGAACACCCTGATGGGTTCGTATATACAGAACAAAGATGGAGAAGAAGTTCTCCATCTTTTCGTTCAAATGCAAAGGGAAGGGACGCAGTTTAGTGGGTTCACAGTTTCAGGTGTTCTTTGTGCTTGTGCTGCCAAATTTGCTGTTTTTGAAAGCAAACAATTGCATGCTTTTGCACTGAAGGTATCACTGGAATCACATGTTTTTGTTTCTACTGCTTTACTTGATGTTTATGCTAAATGTGGGTTGATGAACGATGCTTTTCGGGTTTTTGATTCCATGCCTGAGAGGAATGATGTTACTTGGAGTTCAATGGTTGCTGGGTATGTCCAAAATGAGCTATATGAGGAGGCTGTAATGTTTTTTCACAGGCTACAAAAGTCGAGGGTCGAGCATAACCAATTTACGCTTTCTTCTATTATATCAGCTTGTGCTGCAGTGGCTGCTTTGTTAGAAGGGAACCAGGTGCACACTATAGTCCGGAAAACTGGTTTTGGTGCCAATGTTTACGTGGCTTCCTCTCTTGTAGACTTATATGCAAGATGTGGATGTATTAAAGAAGCCTATATGGTGTTTTCAAATGCTGAGGTGAAAAATGCTGTAATATGGAATTCAATGATTTCTGGCTTTGCTAGAAATGCACGACCTTTAGAGGCTATGACATTGTTTGAGAAAATGCAGTTAGCGGGATTTTACCCGACTGAAGTGACTTATGTGTCGGTTCTATCTGCTTGTGGCCATATGGGTTTGGTTGACAAGGGGCGGATATATTTTGACAAGATGAAGAAAGAGCATAACTTATCTCCGAACGTATATCATTATTCATGTATGGTTGACATTCTTGGTAGAAAAGGCCTGGTTGAAGAAGCTAAGGACTTGATAGAAAATATGCCCTTTGCTGCAACACCTTCCATGTGGGGTTCTGTCTTGGCATCTTGCAGGGTCCATGGAAATGTTGAGGTGGCTGAAATTGCTGCTAAACATCTGTTTGAGCTCGAGCCTAATAATGCTGGGAACCATGTCTTGCTTTCAAATATATATGCTTCCAAGAGAAGGTGGGGCGATGTTGCATCAACAAGAAAGCTTCTTAAAGACAGCGAAGCAAAGAAAGAAAGAGGCAAGAGTTGGATACAGATAAAAGACAAGGTTCACACATTCATGGTCGGGGAGAGAAATCATCCAAGCATTGCAGAGGTTTATTCAAGATTGGATGAGTTGTTGGTAGGTATGGAGAAGTTAGGGTACAAAGGTAAAGCTGAACATGACCTGCACGATGTGGAAGAGAGCAGAAAACATGAGCTTCTGAGGCATCATAGTGAGAAACTTGCTTTTACATTTGGGTTGATGTGTTTGCCCTCAAATGCTCCTATAAGAATTATGAAGAACCTCAGGATCTGTGGGGACTGTCATTCTTTTATGAAGTTTGCTTCAAAAATAACAGGGAGGGAAATAATTGTCAGAGATGTTAATCGCTTTCATCATTTTACTAATGGATCGTGTTCATGTGGAGAATTTTGGTAA